In Eubalaena glacialis isolate mEubGla1 chromosome 4, mEubGla1.1.hap2.+ XY, whole genome shotgun sequence, one DNA window encodes the following:
- the CXXC5 gene encoding CXXC-type zinc finger protein 5, producing the protein MSSLGSGPQDTGGSSSGSNANGSSGSGPKAGVADKSAAVAAAAPASVADDAPPPERRNKSGIISEPLNKSLRRSRPLSHYSSFGGSGGSGGGSMMGGESAEKAAAAAAAASLLANGHDLAAAMAVDKSNPTSKHKSGAVASLLSKAERATELAAEGQLTLQQFAQSTEMLKRVVQEHLPLMSEAGAGLPDMEAVAGAEALNGQSDFPYLGAFPINPGLFIMTPAGVFLAESALHMAGLAEYPMQGELASAISSGKKKRKRCGMCAPCRRRINCEQCSSCRNRKTGHQICKFRKCEELKKKPSAALEKVMLPTGAAFRWFQ; encoded by the exons ATGTCGAGCCTCGGCAGTGGCCCCCAGGACACCGGCGGTAGCAGCAGCGGCAGCAACGCCAATGGCAGCAGTGGCAGCGGCCCAAAGGCGGGAGTGGCAGACAAGAGTGCAGCGGTGGCGGCTGCCGCGCCAGCCTCGGTGGCGGATGATGCACCACCCCCTGAGCGCCGGAACAAGAGCGGCATCATCAGCGAACCCCTCAACAAAAGCCTGCGCCGCTCCCGCCCTCTCTCCCACTACTCTTCCTTTGGGGGCAGCGGTGGCAGTGGCGGTGGCAGCATGATGGGCGGGGAGTCTGCCGAAAAGGCTGCCGCGGCCGCAGCCGCTGCCTCCCTGTTGGCCAATGGGCACGACCTGGCGGCGGCCATGGCTGTGGACAAAAGCAACCCTACCTCAAAGCACAAAAGTGGTGCTGTGGCCAGCCTGCTGAGCAAGGCAGAGCGGGCCACGGAGCTGGCAGCCGAGGGACAGCTGACGCTGCAGCAGTTCGCGCAGTCCACGGAGATGCTGAAGCGCGTGGTGCAGGAGCACCTACCGCTGATGAGCGAGGCGGGCGCTGGCCTGCCCGACATGGAGGCCGTGGCGGGCGCCGAAGCCCTCAACGGTCAGTCCGACTTCCCCTACCTGGGCGCCTTTCCCATCAACCCGGGCCTCTTCATCATGACCCCGGCGGGCGTGTTCCTGGCTGAGAGCGCGCTGCACATGGCCGGCCTGGCCGAGTACCCCATGCAGGGAGAGCTGGCCTCCGCCATCAGCTCgggcaagaagaaaaggaaacgcTGCGGCATGTGTGCGCCCTGCCGGCGGCGCATCAACTGCGAGCAGTGCAGCAGTTGTAGGAACCGAAAGACTGGCCATCAGATTTGCAAATTCAGAAAATGTGAGGAACTCAAAAAGAAGCCTTCCGCTGCTCTGGAG AAGGTGATGCTTCCGACGGGAGCCGCCTTCCGGTGGTTTCAGTGA